In one Nicotiana tomentosiformis chromosome 6, ASM39032v3, whole genome shotgun sequence genomic region, the following are encoded:
- the LOC104093404 gene encoding plant intracellular Ras-group-related LRR protein 6-like, protein MLYESQEMRMRMEVGKQQPFERKSRRTRRSTITIVEEDDEEEERLEIVDLSGMSMESLPVNPSINLGAICKLDLSKNNLQSMPESLTARLLNLVELDMHSNELKSIPNSIGCLSKLKVLNVSGNLLLSLPKTIENCRSLEELIANFNMLTHLPDTIGFELINLKKLCVNSNKLAYLPYSTSHLTNLRVLDARLNCLRSLPDDLENLINLEILNVSQNFQYLTKLPYSVGFLISLHELDVSYNKISELPDSIGCLKKLQKLSVEGNCLVSPPPDVVEKGIIAVKQYLCDKINGLHDKSPKKQSWFGKLARCSTFNGPNIPRDHDGDGFDSPNRQSIDAIASPRFLVMLSPRRLLSPKTYFSK, encoded by the exons ATGCTGTATGAGAGTCAAGAGATGCGAATGAGAATGGAAGTTGGAAAACAACAACCGTTTGAAAGGAAGAGTAGGAGAACAAGAAGAAGTACGATAACTATCGTAGAAGAAgacgacgaagaagaagaaaggctGGAGATTGTGGATCTAAGTGGGATGTCTATGGAGTCTCTTCCCGTCAATCCATCTATCAATTTGGGAGCTATCTGCAAATTGGACCTCTCCAAAAATAATCTTCAG AGTATGCCAGAGTCTTTAACAGCAAGACTGCTTAACTTGGTGGAGTTAGATATGCATTCAAATGAGCTCAAGTCCATTCCTAACTCTATAGGCTGCCTATCAAAGCTCAAAGTTCTCAATGTTTCTGGAAACCTCCTTCTGTCGCTCCCTAAGACTATTGAGAATTGCAG ATCGTTGGAAGAGTTGATTGCCAACTTCAACATGCTTACTCATTTGCCAGACACCATTGGATTTGAGCTTATAAATCTCAAGAAACTATGTGTAAATTCAAATAAACTAGCATACCTTCCTTACTCTACCTCTCACTTAACAAACCTTCGTGTATTAGATGCCAGGCTAAACTGCTTGAGGTCTCTCCCCGATGATCTCGAAAACCTAATCAACCTCGAAATTCTCAACGTTAGCCAAAATTTCCAGTACCTCACAAAGCTACCCTATTCAGTAGGGTTTCTCATTTCCCTGCATGAATTAGATGTTAGCTACAACAAGATCTCAGAGTTACCGGATTCCATTGGATGTCTGAAGAAGCTCCAGAAGCTGAGTGTGGAAGGCAACTGTCTCGTTTCTCCTCCACCGGATGTGGTGGAGAAAGGAATAATTGCAGTGAAGCAATATTTGTGTGACAAGATAAACGGATTGCATGACAAGTCTCCTAAGAAGCAATCTTGGTTTGGGAAGCTAGCTAGGTGCAGCACCTTCAATGGCCCCAACATACCGAGAGATCATGATGGGGACGGGTTTGATAGTCCGAACCGTCAATCTATTGATGCAATTGCCTCTCCGAGATTTCTGGTTATGCTTTCTCCTCGTCGGCTCCTCTCTCCGAAAACCTACTTCTCGAAATAA